One window of Bacillus sp. THAF10 genomic DNA carries:
- a CDS encoding chromate transporter, which yields MIYWEIFLAFFIPGILGYGGGPASIPLVEEEVVHNYGWLTVSEFSEVLALGNALPGPIATKMAGYIGYEQAGIPGAAVGVFATVAPSLILMIALMSVLYKFRDSPKVKRMSNYVRPTIALLLGVMAYRFFAESYQASGTIQTVILIVASYLLLEKWKVHPAYVIGGALVYGAVLL from the coding sequence ATGATTTATTGGGAGATTTTCCTCGCCTTTTTCATCCCAGGGATTTTAGGCTACGGTGGAGGACCAGCATCGATTCCCCTTGTCGAAGAGGAAGTGGTACATAACTATGGCTGGCTGACGGTTTCAGAGTTCAGTGAGGTACTCGCGCTCGGAAACGCCCTGCCTGGTCCCATTGCCACAAAAATGGCCGGCTATATTGGCTATGAACAAGCTGGAATTCCTGGGGCAGCCGTTGGTGTATTTGCAACCGTTGCGCCATCGTTAATCCTGATGATTGCCCTGATGAGTGTGCTGTACAAATTCCGTGACTCCCCGAAAGTGAAGCGGATGTCCAACTACGTGCGACCAACCATCGCTCTCCTACTCGGCGTCATGGCGTATCGCTTTTTTGCCGAATCCTACCAAGCGAGCGGCACCATCCAAACCGTAATCTTGATCGTCGCGAGCTACCTACTACTTGAAAAATGGAAAGTGCACCCCGCCTATGTCATCGGCGGCGCACTTGTATATGGAGCGGTATTGCTATGA
- a CDS encoding chromate transporter: protein MKQRDIFLAFLRVGMLGYGGGPASIPLVHKEVVGKYKWLSDEEFSDILAIANTLPGPINTKMAGYIGYRVAGYAGMLNAILASTLPTIVLMIVLLTTLASFKDQAWVQGMTKAVLPVVGVMLAVLTWDFFTKSKKELGWMWALVLLVASFLVIQLLGVHPGIVIGVLLATALLKKNNTEKGEVKA from the coding sequence ATGAAGCAACGTGACATCTTTCTTGCATTTTTAAGGGTGGGGATGCTTGGGTATGGCGGAGGGCCTGCGAGCATTCCGCTTGTACATAAGGAAGTGGTAGGGAAGTATAAGTGGCTGTCAGATGAGGAGTTTTCGGACATATTGGCCATCGCGAACACGCTACCAGGACCAATTAATACGAAAATGGCCGGCTATATTGGCTACCGAGTGGCTGGTTATGCGGGGATGCTGAACGCCATCCTCGCATCCACTCTGCCAACGATTGTGCTGATGATAGTCTTACTCACCACGCTCGCGAGCTTTAAAGATCAAGCGTGGGTGCAAGGCATGACAAAAGCGGTGTTGCCGGTAGTCGGTGTGATGCTGGCCGTGTTAACGTGGGATTTTTTCACAAAATCAAAAAAAGAACTTGGGTGGATGTGGGCGCTTGTCTTACTAGTGGCAAGCTTTCTCGTCATTCAACTGCTTGGCGTGCATCCAGGTATCGTCATTGGAGTTCTTTTAGCGACTGCTCTATTGAAAAAAAATAACACCGAAAAAGGGGAGGTCAAAGCATGA
- a CDS encoding gamma-glutamyltransferase family protein, giving the protein MTQTFDYQNNPYPSQRNTVFAKNGMVATSQPLAAQAGLDILKKGGNAIDAAIATAACLTVVEPTSNGIGGDAFALVWTKGELHGLNASGPAPQSISIEAVKELGHDTMPKLGLIPVTVPGAPAAWAELSKKFGKLPLSEVLEPAIEYAEKGYPVSPTLGKYWKSAYNAYKKHGTTEEFTHWFDTFAPKGRAPEVGEMWASQGHADTLRQIGDTNGEAFYRGELAQKIADFSKQHNGFITYEDLAAYQPEWVQPIKVNYKGYDVWEIPPNGQGIVALMALNMLKDDTFTERDNLETYHKQIEAMKLAFADAKKYVSDATTMTHTSEELLSSSFAKERRDCITDMALTPEPGTPPKGGTVYLATADGEGNMVSFIQSNYMGFGSGVVVPGTGIGLQNRGHDFSLDPEHENALAPGKKTYHTIIPGFLTKGGEAVGTFGVMGGYMQPQGHMQVVMNTVDFHLHPQAALDAPRWQWMEGKKVLVEHHFPQHLAQALARKGHDIQVTLDGGSFGRGQIIWRNPETGVLSGGTEPRTDGSIASY; this is encoded by the coding sequence ATGACACAGACTTTTGATTATCAGAACAATCCTTATCCATCCCAGCGCAACACGGTTTTCGCGAAAAATGGCATGGTGGCGACGTCTCAGCCGCTTGCTGCACAGGCTGGGCTCGACATTCTTAAAAAAGGCGGAAATGCCATTGATGCGGCCATCGCAACTGCAGCCTGCCTGACAGTCGTGGAGCCAACATCCAACGGAATCGGCGGAGACGCATTTGCGCTTGTTTGGACAAAGGGGGAGCTTCACGGACTTAACGCTAGTGGGCCAGCACCGCAGTCCATCAGCATCGAAGCGGTAAAGGAGCTTGGCCACGACACCATGCCTAAGCTTGGGCTCATTCCGGTCACCGTTCCAGGCGCTCCAGCAGCGTGGGCAGAGCTTTCCAAGAAGTTTGGCAAACTACCACTCTCCGAAGTTCTAGAGCCAGCTATTGAATACGCGGAAAAAGGCTATCCCGTTTCACCAACACTCGGGAAGTACTGGAAATCAGCGTACAATGCATATAAAAAGCATGGCACAACGGAAGAATTCACGCACTGGTTTGACACCTTTGCACCAAAGGGACGCGCGCCAGAAGTTGGCGAGATGTGGGCATCCCAAGGTCACGCGGATACACTCCGACAAATCGGCGACACAAATGGGGAGGCCTTTTACAGAGGAGAACTTGCTCAAAAGATTGCCGATTTTTCCAAGCAACACAACGGTTTTATTACATATGAGGATCTTGCAGCCTACCAGCCGGAGTGGGTGCAGCCAATAAAAGTGAATTACAAGGGCTATGACGTGTGGGAGATTCCACCGAACGGACAGGGAATTGTCGCGCTGATGGCGTTGAATATGCTCAAGGACGACACGTTCACAGAGCGGGACAATCTCGAAACCTATCATAAGCAAATTGAAGCAATGAAACTGGCATTTGCCGACGCCAAGAAATACGTGTCTGATGCAACAACGATGACGCATACATCCGAAGAGCTGCTTTCTAGTTCTTTTGCAAAAGAGAGAAGAGATTGCATCACGGACATGGCGTTGACTCCTGAACCAGGTACACCGCCAAAGGGAGGAACGGTTTATCTCGCCACTGCGGATGGAGAGGGGAACATGGTGTCCTTTATCCAAAGCAACTACATGGGCTTCGGTTCTGGGGTGGTCGTGCCAGGTACTGGAATTGGGCTACAAAATCGCGGGCATGATTTTTCACTTGATCCAGAGCATGAGAACGCTCTGGCACCAGGAAAGAAAACATACCATACCATTATTCCTGGCTTTCTCACCAAGGGAGGAGAAGCGGTCGGTACTTTCGGCGTGATGGGCGGCTATATGCAGCCACAGGGTCATATGCAGGTTGTCATGAACACCGTTGACTTCCATTTGCACCCTCAAGCTGCCCTTGACGCCCCAAGATGGCAGTGGATGGAAGGCAAAAAAGTGCTCGTCGAACATCACTTCCCGCAGCACTTAGCTCAAGCACTCGCTCGAAAAGGCCATGACATCCAAGTCACCCTTGATGGCGGAAGCTTTGGACGCGGCCAAATTATTTGGCGCAACCCAGAAACCGGTGTCCTCTCGGGTGGCACCGAACCTCGCACAGACGGCAGCATTGCATCATATTGA
- a CDS encoding M23 family metallopeptidase: MREEEKKRTSQQSNWQRLMKKRWVFPAIYLGCAAIILTAVLVLQSGNEADLNPGNNTEGQGQTTSHGNEESVEVNSPVENFVMPVTDPNSSVIVKHFWDENASEEEQLNAYIVYNGTYQPNTGLDIGMKNGETFEVVAALSGTVTHVEKDPLLGNVVEIEHFDGVKTVYQSLADVKVKKNDFLEQGDIIGNAGTNELDKENVRVHFEIRKDSVAVNPLSYFDKPVTSLIEESGQASEDNGAPAGEEEKTPAEGEDKPEDGEDKDGEGSEEEQEDSVSYLT; the protein is encoded by the coding sequence ATGAGAGAGGAAGAAAAGAAACGGACTTCTCAACAATCAAATTGGCAGCGCTTAATGAAAAAGCGTTGGGTTTTCCCAGCAATCTATCTAGGTTGTGCAGCAATCATTTTGACAGCGGTTTTAGTATTACAGTCAGGTAACGAAGCAGATTTGAATCCTGGAAATAACACAGAAGGACAAGGTCAAACGACTTCACACGGAAATGAAGAATCTGTGGAAGTGAACAGCCCGGTTGAAAACTTTGTAATGCCGGTAACAGATCCGAATTCTTCTGTAATCGTGAAACACTTCTGGGATGAGAACGCATCTGAAGAAGAGCAGCTTAATGCCTACATCGTTTACAATGGCACATACCAGCCAAACACTGGTCTAGACATTGGAATGAAGAATGGCGAAACATTTGAAGTAGTTGCAGCCCTTAGTGGAACAGTCACTCATGTCGAAAAGGATCCTTTACTTGGAAATGTCGTTGAAATCGAGCACTTTGATGGCGTGAAAACAGTCTACCAATCCTTAGCAGATGTAAAAGTGAAGAAAAACGACTTCTTAGAGCAAGGTGATATCATCGGAAACGCAGGAACGAACGAACTGGACAAAGAAAATGTTCGTGTTCACTTCGAAATCCGCAAAGATTCCGTTGCTGTCAACCCACTTAGCTACTTTGACAAACCAGTAACTTCTCTAATCGAAGAATCTGGACAAGCTTCTGAAGACAATGGCGCGCCAGCCGGTGAAGAAGAAAAAACACCAGCAGAAGGCGAAGACAAACCTGAAGATGGCGAAGACAAAGATGGCGAGGGTTCTGAAGAAGAACAAGAAGACTCCGTCAGCTACCTAACATAA
- the spoIID gene encoding stage II sporulation protein D: MRNLKPIIVLSSLLFVMVLMVPTLLVIPFAEKEGGELTEELQPKEIKTSTEPIESPIDVAVYRNKQEMIENIPLEDYIVGVVASEMPADFELEALKAQALAARTYILRQLMAEEKLGTPSGADVTDSEQHQVYKSPEELKAIWEPKDYDWKMARIKQAVAETAGTVLTYNNVPIDASYFSTSNGYTENSEEYWPNEIPYLRSVESPWDVNSEKYLSQTTLTVQEFQNKLGVTLTGEGAVGKIISRTTGNRVDKVDINGKELTGREVRDTLKLRSSDFTWERKGDNIVITTKGFGHGVGMSQYGANGMALEGKTYNQILSHYYKDVQIANADQFLNTITARQ, from the coding sequence ATGAGGAACTTGAAACCAATCATCGTACTATCTTCTCTTCTATTTGTCATGGTATTAATGGTACCAACACTGCTCGTTATTCCATTCGCCGAAAAGGAAGGCGGAGAGCTCACAGAGGAACTCCAACCAAAAGAAATCAAAACCAGCACAGAACCAATTGAATCACCCATTGATGTAGCGGTCTACCGCAACAAGCAGGAAATGATTGAGAACATCCCGCTAGAAGACTACATCGTTGGCGTGGTGGCATCTGAAATGCCAGCAGACTTTGAACTCGAAGCCCTAAAGGCACAAGCCCTTGCAGCGAGAACCTACATCTTAAGGCAGCTTATGGCAGAAGAAAAGCTCGGCACCCCATCAGGAGCGGACGTAACAGACTCCGAGCAGCACCAGGTCTATAAGAGCCCAGAAGAACTCAAAGCAATTTGGGAGCCAAAGGACTACGATTGGAAAATGGCAAGAATAAAGCAGGCGGTCGCCGAAACAGCAGGCACTGTTCTTACCTATAATAATGTACCGATTGATGCGAGTTATTTTTCCACCAGCAACGGCTACACGGAAAACTCAGAAGAATACTGGCCAAATGAAATCCCATACTTGCGCAGTGTCGAAAGCCCGTGGGACGTTAACTCGGAAAAATACTTAAGCCAAACAACCCTGACTGTTCAGGAGTTTCAAAATAAATTAGGCGTAACGCTGACAGGTGAAGGTGCTGTAGGCAAAATCATCTCCCGCACCACCGGAAACCGTGTGGATAAGGTCGACATCAACGGCAAGGAGCTCACAGGACGCGAAGTGCGTGACACCCTCAAGCTTCGGTCGAGCGACTTCACCTGGGAGCGAAAAGGCGACAACATCGTCATCACCACCAAAGGCTTTGGCCATGGTGTCGGCATGAGCCAATACGGCGCCAACGGAATGGCCCTAGAAGGCAAAACCTACAACCAGATCCTCTCCCACTATTACAAAGATGTTCAAATTGCAAACGCCGATCAATTTCTAAATACGATAACGGCGAGACAATAA